Proteins encoded by one window of Methylovirgula ligni:
- the murB gene encoding UDP-N-acetylmuramate dehydrogenase — protein MNFPDLAPALQKAAPELRGRLEANVRMADLCWFRTGGPAQALFTPADEDDLAYFLARLDPGIAVTTVGVGSNLLVRDGGIKGVVIRLGKGFHNLRVDGLRVEAGARILDVKLATTAAEANIAGLAFYRGIPGAVGGALRMNAGAYSAETKDVLVSCRGIDRSGTLHIFSNADMGFTYRHSGVPHDVIFTSALFEGRVGERAAIEAEMAEITRSRQESQPVNTRTGGSTFKNPPDHKAWQLIDAAGCRGLVVGDAQVSELHCNFLINRGAASAADIESLGEEVRRRVFETSGVRLEWEIERVGESTHAG, from the coding sequence ATGAACTTTCCCGATCTCGCGCCCGCCCTGCAAAAGGCCGCGCCGGAGTTGCGCGGGCGGCTCGAAGCGAATGTGCGTATGGCGGATCTCTGCTGGTTTCGCACCGGCGGCCCGGCTCAGGCGCTGTTCACGCCCGCGGACGAGGACGATCTCGCCTATTTTCTCGCGCGGCTTGATCCGGGCATCGCGGTCACGACAGTCGGCGTCGGCTCCAACCTTCTCGTGCGCGACGGCGGCATCAAGGGCGTAGTTATCCGGCTCGGCAAGGGCTTTCATAATCTGCGTGTCGATGGTCTGCGCGTCGAAGCGGGCGCGCGAATCCTCGACGTCAAACTGGCGACGACGGCAGCCGAGGCGAACATCGCCGGTCTCGCCTTCTATCGCGGCATTCCCGGCGCCGTCGGCGGCGCCTTGCGGATGAACGCCGGCGCCTATAGCGCGGAGACGAAGGACGTGCTCGTCTCCTGCCGCGGCATCGATCGCAGCGGGACGCTGCACATCTTCAGCAACGCTGACATGGGCTTCACCTATCGCCATTCCGGCGTGCCGCATGATGTAATCTTCACGTCGGCGCTCTTCGAAGGCAGGGTGGGTGAGCGCGCCGCAATCGAAGCCGAAATGGCCGAAATCACGCGGTCGCGGCAGGAGAGCCAGCCGGTCAATACGCGCACCGGCGGCTCGACCTTCAAGAACCCGCCTGACCATAAAGCGTGGCAATTGATCGATGCGGCCGGCTGTCGCGGCCTTGTCGTCGGCGATGCGCAAGTGTCAGAGCTGCATTGCAATTTTCTGATCAATCGCGGCGCGGCCAGCGCGGCAGACATCGAGTCCCTGGGTGAGGAAGTCCGTCGCCGCGTCTTCGAGACCAGCGGCGTCAGGCTTGAATGGGAGATCGAGCGGGTCGGCGAAAGCACCCACGCGGGATGA
- a CDS encoding sulfite exporter TauE/SafE family protein has translation MSLHLALPFLFLAGFLAGVMNALAGGGSFISVPAMIATGMPSVLSNTSSTMALWPGTVVSAMIYPNAFRSVCGIGRWPLMIVTLIGGLIGSLLLLFTPSKSFDVMLPWLLLIATLALIFGQRIAVALEGRFHGSRWVLVVQFLLGTYGGYFGGAASIMMLAVWCLFGETDIKSLHGPRTLLITAANTVAIIVFLFARAVIWPQTLAMLAGSLIGGFGGARLGRVTPAHIARVVTLCITVAITCAFFAKTYWHH, from the coding sequence ATGTCCCTTCATCTCGCTTTGCCATTCCTTTTCCTCGCCGGATTCCTTGCCGGCGTCATGAACGCGCTCGCCGGCGGTGGCTCGTTCATTTCGGTTCCGGCGATGATTGCGACGGGCATGCCCTCCGTGCTCTCCAACACGTCGAGCACCATGGCGCTGTGGCCGGGCACCGTCGTGAGCGCCATGATCTATCCCAACGCCTTCCGGTCCGTCTGCGGCATCGGCAGATGGCCGCTGATGATCGTGACGCTCATCGGCGGCCTCATCGGCAGCCTGCTTCTGCTGTTCACGCCGTCCAAATCCTTCGATGTCATGCTGCCCTGGCTGCTGCTGATCGCCACGCTCGCGCTCATCTTCGGCCAGCGGATTGCTGTCGCGCTCGAAGGCCGCTTCCACGGCTCGCGCTGGGTGCTCGTGGTACAATTTCTCCTCGGCACCTATGGCGGCTATTTCGGCGGTGCCGCGAGCATCATGATGCTGGCGGTCTGGTGTCTCTTCGGCGAGACCGACATCAAATCCCTGCACGGGCCAAGAACGCTGCTGATCACCGCCGCAAACACGGTCGCGATCATCGTCTTCCTGTTCGCGCGTGCAGTCATCTGGCCGCAGACGCTTGCCATGCTCGCCGGCTCGCTGATTGGCGGCTTCGGTGGCGCGCGGCTTGGGCGCGTCACCCCGGCGCATATCGCCCGCGTCGTGACGCTTTGCATCACCGTCGCGATCACTTGCGCCTTTTTCGCCAAAACCTATTGGCATCATTAA
- the modB gene encoding molybdate ABC transporter permease subunit, producing MQNWLTPDDWTAVFLSLRIAFVALAGSLPFGILIAYALARWHFPGKTLITALIYLPLVLPPVVTGYMLLIGFGRRGIFGQALADIGIVLSFRWTGAALACAIMGFPLMVRAIRLSFEAIDPNLEKAASTLGANPFFRFLLVSLPLALPGVVVGATLSFARALGEFGATITFVSNIPGETQTIPTLIYTYTQEPGGDENALHLTLVSLAIAIIAIVASEIIQARGEKRLAGGG from the coding sequence TTGCAGAACTGGCTTACTCCGGACGATTGGACTGCCGTTTTTCTCTCGCTGCGCATTGCCTTTGTCGCGCTGGCGGGCAGCCTGCCGTTCGGCATTCTCATCGCCTATGCTCTGGCGCGCTGGCACTTTCCCGGCAAAACGCTGATCACGGCGCTCATTTATCTGCCGCTGGTTCTGCCGCCCGTCGTCACCGGCTATATGCTGCTCATCGGCTTCGGGCGGCGGGGGATTTTCGGTCAGGCGCTGGCGGATATTGGCATTGTGCTGTCGTTCCGCTGGACGGGCGCGGCGCTGGCCTGCGCGATCATGGGCTTTCCGCTCATGGTGCGGGCGATCCGGCTTTCGTTCGAGGCCATCGATCCCAATCTCGAAAAAGCGGCGAGCACACTGGGCGCCAATCCCTTCTTCCGTTTCCTTCTCGTCAGCCTGCCTCTTGCGCTGCCGGGCGTCGTCGTCGGGGCGACTCTGTCCTTCGCCCGTGCGCTCGGCGAATTCGGTGCGACGATCACTTTCGTCTCCAATATTCCCGGCGAGACGCAGACGATCCCGACACTGATCTACACCTATACGCAGGAGCCGGGCGGCGATGAGAATGCGTTACATCTGACGCTCGTTTCGCTCGCTATTGCGATCATCGCCATCGTGGCATCGGAGATCATCCAGGCGCGTGGCGAAAAACGTCTGGCGGGTGGCGGATGA